Proteins encoded within one genomic window of Candidatus Desulfarcum epimagneticum:
- a CDS encoding conserved hypothetical protein (Evidence 4 : Unknown function but conserved in other organisms): MPKLYVEEYSRVLSGETVLIACREGILRDCFDEIVADVKFLVRQNIHTTLLHNVSNRFSNQGLFKRLETLLPGVEIAKAPPGRDFYRFALDHREKISKIIFLERKYLTDGRGRKINAISAQSMRKGSGEWEPDISNVNFKDALKKICEKIEAGMCRRAHVLRAGKNAVRHELFTIEGSGTIIADDFHETFSGAHSEDQARMVSGILDIYKKEGFLKPRTQEYIVRNLKNFYVTRIDGIIVGCVEKIPTDPETAELGALAISTRFRNQRVGVFTVKSFMDTARLEGYKRFISLTNNPKLQRLYRSLGFEKTAPPRYEKRRDSSPGVAMFYKKI; this comes from the coding sequence ATGCCCAAGCTCTATGTGGAAGAGTATTCCCGCGTCCTTTCAGGGGAAACGGTTCTGATCGCCTGCCGCGAAGGCATTTTGCGCGATTGCTTTGATGAGATCGTCGCCGACGTGAAATTTCTCGTCCGGCAAAACATTCATACAACGTTGCTGCACAATGTGTCAAACCGCTTTTCAAACCAGGGGCTTTTTAAGCGCCTGGAGACGCTTCTGCCCGGGGTCGAGATCGCCAAGGCCCCCCCTGGACGGGACTTTTACCGTTTCGCCCTGGATCACAGGGAAAAAATATCCAAAATCATATTCCTGGAGCGAAAATACCTGACCGATGGCCGGGGCCGGAAAATCAACGCCATCTCGGCCCAAAGCATGCGAAAGGGTTCCGGGGAGTGGGAGCCGGACATCTCCAATGTCAATTTCAAAGACGCGCTGAAAAAAATATGCGAGAAAATCGAGGCCGGGATGTGCCGACGGGCCCATGTGCTCCGGGCCGGGAAAAACGCCGTCAGGCATGAGCTTTTCACCATCGAGGGTTCCGGGACCATCATCGCCGACGATTTTCACGAAACATTCTCCGGCGCCCATTCCGAAGACCAGGCCCGGATGGTGTCCGGCATACTCGACATCTACAAAAAAGAGGGGTTTTTAAAGCCCCGGACCCAGGAATATATTGTCCGGAATCTCAAAAATTTCTACGTCACCCGGATCGACGGCATCATCGTGGGATGCGTGGAGAAAATACCAACGGACCCGGAGACGGCGGAGCTGGGCGCCCTGGCCATCTCCACCCGCTTCCGCAACCAGCGCGTGGGGGTGTTCACCGTCAAATCTTTTATGGACACCGCGCGCCTCGAAGGGTATAAGCGGTTTATATCCCTGACCAACAATCCCAAGCTCCAGCGGCTTTACCGCTCCCTGGGGTTTGAGAAAACCGCGCCGCCCCGGTATGAAAAACGGCGGGATAGCTCGCCGGGGGTGGCCATGTTTTATAAAAAAATCTGA
- the era gene encoding GTPase Era, whose protein sequence is MSQKSKKDAPEKKLKSGFVVIAGAPNAGKSTFLNRVLGQKISITSRKPQTTRDRILGVARRPGSQVVFIDTPGVHRATRALNVKIVAEAVSAMSDVDMALMLADVSAPDPESEGLLTKNLKAGGKPVVLALNKMDRLKKPELASRVETWRRGDFFKAVLPISARHGDGVEELLQIIEDMLPEGPAYFPEETLTDKSERFMAAEIIREKVFRLTGKEIPYSTAVTVESFKREKKLTRIEACVHVEHDSQKGIIIGKKGAKLKQIGSDARKDLERMAGQKVFLKLFVRVEKNWSRDPKAMRRLGY, encoded by the coding sequence ATGAGCCAGAAATCAAAAAAAGACGCGCCGGAAAAAAAGCTGAAATCCGGCTTTGTGGTGATCGCCGGCGCCCCGAACGCCGGGAAATCCACCTTTTTAAACCGGGTTTTGGGGCAAAAAATCTCCATCACCTCCCGAAAGCCCCAGACCACCCGGGACCGGATCCTGGGCGTGGCCCGGCGGCCCGGCTCCCAGGTTGTGTTCATCGACACCCCGGGCGTTCACCGCGCCACGCGGGCGTTGAACGTGAAAATAGTGGCCGAGGCCGTCTCGGCCATGTCGGACGTGGACATGGCCCTGATGCTGGCGGATGTCTCGGCGCCCGACCCGGAGTCCGAGGGCCTTTTGACAAAGAATTTAAAGGCCGGCGGAAAGCCGGTGGTTCTGGCGCTCAACAAAATGGACCGGCTTAAAAAACCGGAGCTGGCCTCCCGGGTGGAGACATGGCGCCGGGGGGATTTTTTCAAGGCGGTTCTTCCCATCTCGGCCCGGCACGGCGACGGGGTGGAGGAGCTGCTCCAAATCATTGAAGACATGCTGCCCGAAGGCCCGGCTTATTTTCCGGAGGAGACCCTCACCGACAAAAGCGAGCGGTTCATGGCGGCCGAAATCATCCGGGAAAAGGTGTTTCGGCTCACGGGAAAGGAGATTCCCTATTCCACGGCCGTCACGGTGGAGTCGTTTAAAAGGGAGAAAAAACTGACGCGCATCGAGGCCTGCGTCCATGTGGAGCATGACTCCCAGAAGGGCATTATTATCGGCAAAAAGGGCGCCAAACTCAAGCAGATCGGCTCAGACGCCCGAAAGGACCTGGAGCGCATGGCGGGGCAAAAGGTTTTTTTAAAGCTCTTTGTCCGGGTGGAGAAAAACTGGAGCCGGGACCCGAAGGCCATGAGGAGGCTGGGATATTGA